CTGAACAATCAGAACCCTTTCCTATGAGGACCACTTCAACTGGAGAGAATACAGTCAGAAAACTAGGACTAGGCTCGAAATATGGAATTGAACTGCGACCCCATTccctctttttttaatttttatattgTGTCATAACACGCTAACCTTTACACACTACACGCACGCTGGTTCTCTCAACAGGATAGAAATGATGCAACTAATACATATCACGTAAATCTACTTTTCAGGCTATTGTTAATTGGCTCACGTgactaaaaatacatacaagttGTTGTGGTTGCACTTTTGCCATTATCTCCAACTGGTTTTGTGCAGTCAACAATCCTCCTGCCCACTCAgctgtttgtgtgtctgccGCTGGTGTTACACACTAGCCTGGGCTCATTTTTGATAAGTCATGGACTTTCTGTTGGTAAACCATCTGTGGGATTAAAATTGGGGTtaagaaaatatacattttgggAGGTGCTTCAGATTTTCCGATAATCAATTAGAAAATGAGTTTTATTAATTGCTTGTGAACCAAGAGTGTAATTGGAGCAGTCCATTCATACAAACATTTGATTCAACTGCTCACTGGATTTGCCCTTCACCCTACGCCACGGTAAACATGCATCACAGTCATTACACATCCCTGCAATCAAGTGgtgaataaaacatttaattaagCTCCATTAATTACTACTTAACTGACGTGCCGTCTTTCCATTTCTCTGCTGACTTGACTTTTCCTTCAAGCCTAAATAAAATGTCACTTATGGCCATTTACTGTGCACGGCGACTGATTCCAGCCAGCTCAACACCTCCTGGAGTCCCATTCCAGAGCGGGCACTGACCTCCAGCGTCGTGACAGGCTGAGGAGCGGAGGCAACAATGTCATCCAATCGGAAAAGGGACTTGATCTCCACCAGACTCATCGTGCAAGGCATATCCCTAGAACATGATGTAGAAAAGGCTACTTGAGACTAATAAAGACTAATAGACAAATTGTATCCACTGCTTTAACAGAATAGTTATATATCACCCTcaattgtgtgtttatttagaaggttaccTTTTGTTGAAGAGTATAAGCACTGATGCATTATGCAGAGGCTCAGCAGAGAGCACAGACAACAGCTGGATACATGAAGACGACACCTGAGCAATGTTGGCTGAGTCCACCACAAACTTGAAGAAAAAAACGTAACAACACTCAATTAACGTAAACTTTGAGCTAAAAAGCTGTGAGCAAGAGTATATACCATGACAGATGAGCAATCCTTGTAGTAACTGGGCCATATTGGGCCCATGCAGCCACCAAGCTCACGCACTGTCAGTTTCTTTCTCTTCAGGGTCAGGTCCGTCAGGTTGGTTCCCACCTGTGGAGGTAAACACAAATACGCTCCGAGCGAAAAGCTAGGGATATTCGGCTTTCAGCGGAAATTTCAGGATAAGCCTAAGTAAcctttacatacacacacacacacacacatgtcagTGGTACTTGTAatgtttattaattattatttacgGTTGGCAGAGTATGTGGAGGGGCGTCCACTTCACCAGATCCATGCAGACTGAGCTCTGAAGTAAGGgttaagaaaaacaacatcaaaaaggTTTCCTTTACctttaaacatgttttcatgAAGGAATTTTTAAGCAAAACCGCCCGAATTTCCTTGTTGACTGGCTGTGCTAAAAGCTAGCTTGCAACTCCGTTATGACAAAGCATCCACAAACGTTCAAACTATCCTAGCCTTTATTCTACAATTACAACCAAGCAAAGGATATTTTGTAGACGTTTTAACAAGAGGGTTTTTCCGACGCCAGTAGCTCCAAGGAGCAAACATACGCCATTGCTGCTCATTAACACCGCCTCTCCAGCTATGCTTGCTAGCACGTAGCAAACTTAGCTTCGCTGGGTAACCATGGTGACACTCATGTGATCAGATACGCAGTCACGATTTGGACAAGACGGGGCAGAGATCCGTTTCTGATTGGGCGGTGTGATACTAAAACTACGGATATTGATAAAGGCCAAAACAGATGTAAATACTATGCCAATACCGTTAGCTAAATAGGACTACTGGACTGTTTAAAGGCCAATCCTCAGACATTGGCAATAGGTCACTGAAATTTTGCGTAAACGCGTAAAACGGTTGTTTAAATTGTCGAAATCTTTAAATAAGTGTTTAACAAACTCAAACATTAGCTCACAGTGCTGCGTGGCGTCAAATGCTTGTGGGATGGGTCAGTCGAGACTTCGTTGTAAATAAACAAGTCGTATAATTTAACAGTGCGTAAGATCGACGCCATTTGTGCACATCCCGCTGCTGCACGCATTTCTTGTGTGGGTCGCTTGCAGAACTCCTTAAGGATTAGCAATGGAAGCTAAGTTAAAGAAGGAGTTGGGGACATCCATGTTAAAATCTGCAGGACAAGCTTCTGGTGGATGCATCAGCGAGGGTCAGAGTTTTGA
This genomic interval from Dunckerocampus dactyliophorus isolate RoL2022-P2 chromosome 18, RoL_Ddac_1.1, whole genome shotgun sequence contains the following:
- the arl16 gene encoding ADP-ribosylation factor-like protein 16; amino-acid sequence: MSSNGVCLLLGATGVGKTLLLKRLQKLSLHGSGEVDAPPHTLPTVGTNLTDLTLKRKKLTVRELGGCMGPIWPSYYKDCSSVMFVVDSANIAQVSSSCIQLLSVLSAEPLHNASVLILFNKRDMPCTMSLVEIKSLFRLDDIVASAPQPVTTLEVSARSGMGLQEVLSWLESVAVHSKWP